The following proteins are encoded in a genomic region of Terriglobia bacterium:
- a CDS encoding polyprenyl synthetase family protein, whose translation MFDLVRDDLALVERELAQESAAAFEPVSEISGYLLGGGGKRLRPALMLLAAGHAGYRGRGVIRMAAVVELIHTATLIHDDVIDSADTRRGRPSANSRWGNHRSVLAGDWLYMQAFQMALAERNFRILDILIDLTQKMVEGELLQLAKIGCIEVTEQDALELAAYKTACLFSGCARLGAVLGGVSEAEEEKLAEYGRCAGLAFQLVDDLLDFTASAKQLGKPVLSDLKEGKVTLPLIYAMENGKGEAREMVARVLAEKEFHSVQPETLVALVRDSGALDRARKLAREYAQRAKACLHGGEESEYGRALLAVPDFILEREN comes from the coding sequence ATTTTCGATCTGGTGCGGGACGACCTGGCCCTTGTCGAGCGGGAGCTCGCGCAGGAGAGCGCGGCGGCGTTCGAGCCGGTCTCCGAAATCAGCGGCTATCTGCTGGGCGGGGGCGGGAAGCGGCTGCGCCCGGCGCTGATGCTGCTGGCCGCGGGCCACGCGGGTTACCGGGGACGCGGCGTGATCCGCATGGCCGCCGTCGTCGAGCTGATCCACACCGCGACGCTGATTCACGACGACGTGATCGACAGCGCCGACACGCGCCGGGGCCGGCCATCCGCGAATTCCCGCTGGGGCAATCACCGCAGCGTGCTCGCCGGCGACTGGCTGTATATGCAGGCGTTTCAGATGGCGTTGGCCGAGCGCAACTTCCGCATCCTGGATATTCTGATCGACCTGACGCAGAAGATGGTCGAGGGCGAGCTGCTGCAGCTGGCCAAGATCGGGTGCATAGAGGTGACCGAGCAGGATGCGCTGGAGCTGGCCGCGTACAAGACGGCGTGCCTGTTCAGCGGCTGCGCGCGGCTGGGCGCGGTGCTGGGAGGAGTGAGCGAGGCGGAGGAAGAGAAGCTCGCGGAGTACGGGCGCTGCGCCGGGCTGGCCTTCCAGTTGGTGGACGATCTGCTGGACTTCACGGCTTCGGCGAAACAGCTGGGCAAGCCGGTGTTGAGCGACCTGAAAGAGGGCAAAGTGACGCTGCCGCTGATCTACGCCATGGAAAACGGGAAAGGCGAGGCGCGGGAGATGGTCGCGCGGGTGCTTGCCGAAAAAGAGTTCCACAGCGTGCAACCGGAGACGCTGGTGGCGCTGGTGCGCGATTCCGGCGCGCTCGACCGCGCGCGCAAGCTGGCCCGCGAGTACGCGCAGCGCGCAAAAGCCTGCCTGCACGGCGGGGAGGAAAGCGAA